CTTTCATTACCCCTTCTTTACCCCTTTTTAATAGGGCGTTACATTGCTATTTACCTTAGTTTTTTTAAAACCTAAAAACTAAAATAATGGTAACAATTACCCCAGAAATTCGTGATCTCATTAACTTGACAGTTAATTCTGCTGTTAAAGCAGCAATTGAGCAATTCCGAAAAATGCTTCCTCCTGAACCAACTATTAAGGATGAAGACTTCCTCTCAGCTGAACAAGCTGCTCACTTTCTAAAAATAAAATTGAGCACATTGTATTCTAAGGTCGAAAAATCCGATTTGCCCCACTATAGAAGCGGCAAGAGGAAACTGCTGTTCAAGAAAACAGAATTGGAAGCATA
This sequence is a window from Bacteroidota bacterium. Protein-coding genes within it:
- a CDS encoding helix-turn-helix domain-containing protein, whose translation is MVTITPEIRDLINLTVNSAVKAAIEQFRKMLPPEPTIKDEDFLSAEQAAHFLKIKLSTLYSKVEKSDLPHYRSGKRKLLFKKTELEAYVAARKSKSNQEIADEVDNYILNK